The following are encoded in a window of Candidatus Eisenbacteria bacterium genomic DNA:
- a CDS encoding sodium-translocating pyrophosphatase, which produces MSLVWLVPVSGLCSLVLAAYLIWRVLRLDEGPPEMRAVARSIQEGATAFLTRQYSTIVALTILAAITVTLLVTFFEKTSETGVVGWDLGWRTGLAFLVGAAASMISGVIGMWVAVKSNSRVANAARGGLGPALKVALRGGAVSGLLVVGLSLMSVYLMVLAYGGMNPQGYAHAPFLVVGMGFGASFVALFAQLGGGIYTKAADVGADLVGKVEAGIPEDDPRNAGVVADLVGDNVGDCAGRGADLFESTVAENIGAMILGVGLAVVTGRPEWIFFPLVVRAAGLIASAVGILLTEHRGKEAPMTPLFRGYMISVVLSIAGLYWIVRELLGSNWFFLAGLIGLATSVAFVLITMYYTEGRWRPVRSIGQASLRGVGPNIITGLAVGLENTAMPVLVIVAAIMGSYACGREAADALGVAQSTAGIFGTAVATMGMLMTCAYILAMDTFGPIVDNAGGIAEMSNASPDVRRGTDALDAAGNTTKALTKGYAIGSAALAAFLLFSAYIDKVRLVQKEAGLPQLAHVDLGKVEVFSGALVGIMLIFFFSALAIRAVSKVAEKVIEEVRRQFREIPGLLEGTGKAEYGKCVDITARGSLKAMVLPGIVAVASPVIVGLVLRAEAVAALLMCGTMAGIVLATVFNNGGGAWDNAKKMIEAGHLADDAGHVHGKKSEAHRAAVVGDTVGDPLKDTAGPSLHVVIKLLSTVTLVLAALFV; this is translated from the coding sequence ATGAGCTTGGTGTGGTTGGTCCCGGTCTCGGGCCTCTGCAGTCTGGTCCTGGCGGCCTACCTGATCTGGCGCGTCCTCAGGCTCGACGAGGGCCCCCCGGAGATGCGCGCGGTCGCCCGGTCGATCCAGGAGGGAGCCACCGCGTTCCTGACCAGGCAGTACAGCACGATCGTGGCGCTCACCATCCTGGCGGCGATCACCGTGACGCTTCTCGTGACCTTCTTCGAGAAGACGTCGGAGACGGGAGTCGTCGGCTGGGATCTTGGGTGGCGCACGGGGCTCGCTTTTCTCGTGGGGGCCGCGGCGAGCATGATCAGCGGCGTGATCGGGATGTGGGTAGCGGTCAAGAGCAACAGCCGTGTCGCGAACGCCGCCAGGGGCGGACTCGGACCCGCCTTGAAGGTCGCCCTGAGGGGCGGGGCGGTCAGCGGCCTTCTGGTCGTCGGCCTATCGCTGATGTCTGTCTACCTCATGGTGCTGGCCTACGGCGGCATGAATCCCCAAGGATACGCGCACGCTCCCTTCCTGGTTGTCGGGATGGGGTTCGGCGCGAGCTTCGTGGCGCTCTTCGCGCAGCTTGGAGGGGGAATCTACACCAAGGCGGCCGATGTGGGAGCCGATCTGGTAGGGAAGGTCGAGGCGGGGATCCCGGAGGACGACCCGCGCAACGCAGGGGTTGTCGCCGACCTGGTCGGCGATAACGTGGGCGATTGCGCAGGCCGAGGCGCCGACCTGTTCGAATCGACGGTGGCTGAGAACATCGGCGCCATGATCCTGGGAGTGGGCCTTGCGGTCGTGACCGGCCGTCCCGAATGGATCTTCTTCCCCCTCGTGGTGCGCGCCGCCGGGTTGATCGCCAGCGCGGTCGGCATCCTCCTGACCGAGCACCGTGGCAAGGAGGCGCCGATGACGCCCCTCTTCCGCGGCTACATGATCTCCGTCGTTCTCTCCATCGCGGGGCTCTACTGGATCGTACGCGAGCTGCTTGGAAGCAACTGGTTCTTCCTGGCCGGCCTGATCGGCCTTGCGACGAGCGTGGCGTTCGTTCTCATCACGATGTACTACACCGAAGGGCGCTGGCGTCCGGTCCGGAGCATCGGGCAGGCGTCGCTGCGAGGGGTCGGCCCTAACATCATCACGGGCCTCGCCGTAGGGCTGGAGAATACGGCGATGCCGGTTCTCGTGATCGTCGCCGCCATCATGGGCTCGTACGCCTGCGGTCGCGAGGCTGCCGACGCCCTCGGGGTCGCGCAGTCGACGGCGGGAATCTTCGGCACGGCCGTTGCGACGATGGGGATGCTGATGACCTGCGCCTACATTCTGGCGATGGACACCTTCGGCCCGATCGTGGACAACGCGGGGGGCATCGCCGAGATGTCGAACGCCTCGCCGGATGTCCGGCGGGGAACCGACGCTCTCGACGCTGCGGGGAACACGACCAAGGCTCTCACGAAAGGGTACGCGATCGGTTCGGCGGCCCTCGCCGCCTTCCTGCTCTTCAGCGCCTACATCGACAAGGTCAGACTGGTGCAGAAGGAGGCCGGGTTGCCGCAGCTCGCACACGTCGACCTCGGCAAAGTGGAGGTCTTCTCCGGGGCGCTCGTGGGGATCATGCTGATCTTCTTCTTCAGCGCCCTGGCGATCCGGGCGGTAAGCAAGGTCGCGGAGAAGGTGATCGAGGAGGTACGGAGGCAGTTTCGCGAGATCCCCGGGTTGCTCGAAGGAACCGGCAAGGCCGAGTACGGCAAGTGCGTCGACATCACGGCTCGGGGCTCTCTCAAGGCGATGGTCCTGCCGGGGATCGTCGCGGTGGCCAGCCCTGTCATTGTGGGGCTTGTCCTCCGCGCTGAGGCTGTGGCCGCCCTGTTGATGTGCGGAACCATGGCCGGGATCGTCCTCGCGACGGTGTTCAACAACGGCGGAGGCGCCTGGGACAACGCCAAGAAGATGATCGAGGCGGGGCATCTCGCCGACGATGCCGGCCATGTCCACGGGAAGAAGTCGGAGGCCCACCGGGCGGCGGTCGTCGGCGACACGGTTGGCGACCCGCTCAAGGACACGGCCGGCCCGTCCCTTCACGTCGTGATCAAGCTCCTGTCCACTGTCACTCTGGTTCTGGCGGCGCTCTTCGTATAG